Sequence from the Argentina anserina chromosome 7, drPotAnse1.1, whole genome shotgun sequence genome:
ATTCACTCATGTATCACGGGGATTTGCGTTTGTACATTTCCATTCGGTATGCCCAACTTATAGTATGCAGAACAAATCTGTAGGTTCTGCATTGATATTTTGTACGTACAGTCTCAAATCTCCGTCAACCCTTAGGGACCCGTTCTTCTATCCTGTTAAATGGGAAGAAATGCAGATTTTCTTAGAGTTCTTAATGATTTGTTGTTTAAGCTCTAATCCTATATTTTTCAGGTTGAAGATGCTACAAAAGCTCTCGAAGCAACAAATGGAACACCACTTGAAAGGAATGGGCAGATTTTAAGAGTAGCATATGCAAAAAGCATTCTTGGTCCAGGATCAACCATGTCAGGATCTTCACAGTCAAGCAGCCTGGCAGCTGCTGCAATTGAGGCAGCAACATTTTCTCAACAGGTTAGTTTATACAGCAGTTTCGTGTTTGCCACTTCCTGGcctttatatattgttatttcattttatatataatgtgCTTTAATCACAAGATACTGTAACTTTTAAAGAATAATGGCCCAGCTAATACATGTTTAACTTTACATCTAAGAGAGTTAAAGTTTCTATTTCCATCACATGTATTGTGAGTGTAGTACTCTGCTTATATTTCCAGAATATAAGATGAGGGTACTTTAATCATATCAGTAATTAACGCAGTGAAAGGTATGGGTAAAAGATAAGATCAGTAGACAAGCGTCAAGCCAAAATATAAAAGGTATTATAAGAGATAAATCTCTAAATAACTTGAGTTGTTTGATTGATTGAATTGAATAATACAACATAGAGGGTGCCTTTATATAGGCTCTAAAATATGGCTAATCCTATTAAGACTAGAACTAGGAATAATAAACCTATTAGAACTAGAAATCATATGAATGTAAGGAAAAGTAAACCTAGGCATTATAGGAAACTTATGATTGCTTACAACCTTGCTTCGCCATACGTTTCTCAAACTGCTCCTCGAACTCCTCGGCTAGCCGTTCTACATCAGTAATATAGTATATACTGAAGTTCTGTGGAAATCGGCCTTCTTTTACCTAATTTGGATAAAGAGTGATATGCTAGAAATTATGAAGATAATAAGGATGAGTAGGTAGTTTAGGAGCTTCCATTTCTGATAAACATTAgcgatttttttaccatattctTGCTGATTGGGATCTGTTTGTAGCATGGCtctattatattatattatattatattatattatattatattatatctAAGAATTGTAGTGGGAAGTCATGACGCAGCACAGTTGCTGCTTAGGAACCTGGATCACAAGCTTTAAGAACTGTAAGTTAAGCACACACTGATTTTAGGATTCACTCCCAGGTTTCACACCCTAGTCTAGGCTTCACACCCAAAACACTATAATTTGGGAATCTTTCCCAGGTTTCTCACCTTAATCCTATCACAGGAAAATTCACTAAACACTGATATTCTTATTCAACATAGCATATCTCAGCCCATTGGCTTTTACAGTTATTTATACTAGGTTCTATAACTGACACTAACTAGCTTTTAAGACTCTTTAGGACTCTTGAAAttcagaaactgaaacataaaagacgtaatgaataaaaatttaatacTCCTAAACtgaacagaaacaaaaagacaCAAGTACACTCTTGAATTAACACTAAGCCTAAAAACTCTTTGGATCAGACTTCTTCTCAGCTGCTAATTAAAATCCTGAGATCAATTAATCAACCATAAAGAAAGGTAGTGATCAGCTGCTCTATTTTTTCATCTCTTCCATTCATAAACCTTGAAAGGGTTGGCATGATGTCCTCATCAAGTAATCTGGTGATGTAGACTATTTAGAGGCTATTTAAACTCTGTTGCATTTGCGGACTTTGATGTGCGTTTCGTTTTTACTTTTGAATAAAGTCACCCTATTCTGATAAATAAATGTGTACGTTGTTGAACTGCTGATGATAATTTTAGTTCAACTGGTACATGGAAATACTTATCACCCCTTTATTAGAACAACATGATTCCTTTATTACTACATTGAACAACATGCTCAAGCAGAATGCTCTGGTTCAGAAGCTAGTGTGGCAGTATTGACCTCATTTGAAGCTCTAACTAGATATTTGTTACACACTtcaataattaatttacaGTTTAAGTCTTTTGAAGGTGCAGGGTGGTGCGGACATCACAGTCAAACCTTTTTATGAGCAAAACAAATGGAAAAAGAGAAACCTAGGCTTTGGGGTCCTTTTGAATTTCTGTTTCGTGTCTCTTAAGTTTCATTTCAGTCGTGCTTCAGTTTTAGAAAATTAAGAGTTCTAATGAGTCTTTAATGCTAGTTAATGTCAGTTATCTACGCTAGCACAAATAAGTGTAGAGCCTAGTGGCTGAGGCATGTAATGTTGAATAAGAATTGTCAGAGTAGTTTCTGAATTTTCCTGTGATGGGATAAAGGTGAGAAACCTGGGAGAGATTTCTAAATCAAAGTGTTCTGGGTGTGAAGCCTAGACTAAGGTGTGAAGCCTAAATAAGGGTGAGAAACCTGGGATTGAATCTTAATTTCTAAGACATGTGAGTGTTTAACCCTAAACTTTAGAGTTTGTGATCCTGGTGTCCAAAGCAGTGGGTGTGCTGCTTCACAGAGTGTTCAATTCCACTAAGaattaactaaaaaatgaAGTGTCCAGTATAGTTTGCTCTATCTTACAGAGAACACAATATTAAGGGAGTAAAATCACGTGACTGAAGTAACTGATTtaactaaaaaaaagaagtGTTCAGTATAGTTTGCTGTATCTTACAAAGGAAACAATATTAAGGGAGTAAAATCACGTGACTGAAGTAATCGAGCTAGCCTGAGAGGTACTTTATTTGTGCAAGCAGATTGTTCCTCCAAGGCTAATAATCATCCGATTAATGTAAATTTTCATTTGCCAAGAAAGTCAGGTTGCTTCGTTTGTTTCTGCTGTTGTATAATTCACTTTTTAGTTATTTGAAGTCTTGTCCTCTTCTTTCTAGTATGATGCTGTTGGATGGGCACCAAAGGAATATAATCCAGATGACAAACAATCCATGGGAGGGAAGGAGCAAAGTGGTGGGGACTTAAAAGTACAGAATGATGGTTTGGCTCCACAATCTGGTTTTGTATGGGATGAGGCATCTGGTTACTACTATGATGCTTCTTCTGGATTCTACTATGATGGAAATTCAggtaaaattaaattacatatatttttatatccaCTTGCTCCATTACATGCGCTCAATTACACGCACTCATCTGTTTGAGAATCAAACTGTGTTTCGTATTGTATTATGTGCAAAGTCTGTTAAGCTACAAAAACATTTAGAACtaagttttatttatttttctctaattCATCTACGCAAAACAGTTTAGAAGATTCGTTGTTGATATTTGTTCATTGAATATATTCCGTGGAAGTCAAGTAAAAATGATCGTCTGTTTTCCTGTCAAGAATTCTGTTACTACACCTCAAAGCTTTGTTAAGTTTTgtatcaaaaaagaaaataaaaagcttTGCTAAGTTTAATCAGGAGTATATTGATGCTCCTTTCAAGGCAGTGGATAATTACATGAAGTTACAGTGTTTTGATATTAGTAAAATTAGAACACTTGcacattatcaaatttttttagttttatctCTCTTAGTGAGCTCAAACAATTTGTTTTCATCATGATTTATAAATTCTTATGGACGTTCTTTTAAGTGTAGGTCTTTATTATGACGGTAACAATGGAATTTGGTATACTTATGATCACCAAACTCTGCAATACATCCCTTGCACTGATCAGAATGGCATCAAAGAATCTGCTAACAAGTCTCAGCTTTCAAAGGCATCAGATGGTTCGAGTGTAAAAAAAGTAGTCATCTCTGCACCTGCGACAACATCAGCTGCATCGTTACCCGATGCAGTCCAGGCTGCTGCAACAGCAGCAATAGCTgcagagaagaaagaaaaggaaaagtcCAAAGAGATCAAGTTGGCTTCAAAGAGCAGTATTTTGGctaacaagaaaaaaatgaataatgtGTTAACTATGTGGAAGCAGAGGAGTCATGAAGGGCAAGTAACCCGTGTAGCTCTGGATGATAACCAGCAAAGTGTACCTGCTAATGATAAACCTGTTTCTTCTGCTCCATCTACAAAGACATGGTCTAAAATTGATGTAACAATCAAAAGTGAGAATATTATGTCTAGTTCAGGGGTTACTGCCGGTGCTTCCACTGAAGATACTCTCAGTTTAGAGTCTTCAGTCATGCCAAGGCCTGTTAGCAACAGTATAGGTGGGACTCTGATGGGAGTGATAAGGGGATCTGGAAGAACTGTTGTTAAATCAGATGCATCCTTTTCAGCATCTGGCGGAGTCTCCACACCTTCAACTTCTGCGTGTGTAGCTGGTTCTTCTGCATCAACAGATGCAAATATCTCCACAGTTTTAACACCCTTCAGAACTGATGCATCTGCATTGGGTTCTTATACACCACCTGTGGCTGCTGGGAGCGGCAGGAGAAGATTTTCCGAAATGCCAGCTTCTGCTCATAAAGAACCTCATACTGGATACAGGGACCGAGCGGCTGAAAGGAGGAACTTGTATGGATCATCGTCTTCTTTTGGAGATGATTTGCCTGAACATGGTTTTGGGGATTCAAGTAAGTGCTTTTAAGATTATTTTATGGTTCCCAGTTTGCTGTGTGTTTCCATGTTATAAACATGTCAAAAGACATAAGAATTCTGAATGGTTCTTACTTTTTGATGTGAAGATCGAGATATGGCATTGAGGAAGGGTTCTTTTGATTCAATGCCCTTTCCCCCTGGTGTCGGTGGAGGACGTGTAACCGGAGATGCTACCATTGACAGTTACGAGGTGATTACAGCTGAGAAAGCAATTGATGAGAGTAATGTGGGCAACAAGATGCTTCGCAACATGGGCTGGCACGAGGGCTTGGTATAAACTTCTTCCTTTGCTCTTTTATAACATTTTTCTGAAGTCGACATTAAAGATCTCCCAAATCTCTACATTGCTGTAGTTTGATGAACGTGGAATTCTAATTCTCTTTTCTAAATGTTTCCAAAATTTGGATGTTGTTGAGTCCAATTGAATGATTTAGACTGCTGTCTAATTACTTTTTCTGGCCAAAGAATGAATTGGTTATATTGTACAATAgtacatatattatataatagtAGAATAATGGCGATCAATTTTTCTGTTCTACCAAGCTGGATGtatctttattttcttcaacAGAAAAAgacataaaataaaactacTTCTCTTGTTAAACAATTTCacagtttttttcttttagttgATACATCTGTATCAGGTTTCTAACTAATATTTTTGGGAATGTGATTCTCCTGTTTTGTTATTTATCTGATTACAGGGTTTAGGAAGAGATGGGAGTGGAATGGTAGAACCAGTGCAGGCTCAGAGTGTAGAAAGGAGAGCCGGACTTGGGAGTCAGCAGAAGAAGTTAGATCCGGCTCTGGAGGCTCAGGCTGGAGATAGTTATAAAACTCTCATTCATAAGAAAGCACTGGCAAGGTTCCGTGAGATGTCTTAAGTAAGAATGATAACGACTCTGTCGATCTTATTCTTAGTCAGGGAAGATAATTGGAATTAAGCTATGGAATTGGAGTAGTTGTAATTTGTGTCCACGCTTCACCTTTACCTTAGAGGTTCTATTGGGTGTTGTCCTCTCGTTAAAAAATATGTACTGCGTTAACATTCCCGATGTTTATAACAAGTCTTTAGTTTCAAACCTTCAAACTTGCACCCAAATTCTAATTTCAATGTTCATTTGAGAAAGAGAGTGCGCTTCTAGGGTTTGTTCAGAACACCGCCCAATGGGTTGGTTTTGAGTTGGTTTTTCAATGCTTACACCATAACGGTTGTGGTTCTTCCTTGTCTCCCTCTTTTCGGGTTGTAGGTAGAGTCTCTTACTGCAACTTGCAAGCGTGCTTTTGTGTTTGGGCATGAAGTTGGTTCACCCAAGGTCATTGGCAGTCGTTTTGTTCACTGATTCATCGTGCGGTTTGTTTTAGTTCCTTTCAAGTTGATTCCAATTAGCTCACCATAGAAGTAGGCCGTAACCCAGATGTGACGCTTGATCCAAGGCCACCGCAGAGCCACCGCCGGAACTAGAGAAGGCTAAGGACCACAAACAAATGCAGCGCGGTTGCCATCGTTCTCAGAAGAAACCGATGAGAAAGGGGAATCTCCAGCCCGGAGTTGGTCGTCGCGGCGGAAGTCTCCTAGAAGACTTGAAGAGTTAGAAGTATTTAGTGTTGATATGCAACATTCGCTTGTAGTATCGAAGAAGCCAATCTTGACCCAAATGATGGCATGAATCATAAATGAATCATATACATAGTTGAACAAACATCAACTTTATTTGGCATCCGGTCCGGTTTAGTAAGAATCATTAACTTACTTTGAATTAGGACTAGGATCATGAGGGTCTAATACACGTAGGACATAATATGGCTTTTTCTTTGTAAATAGGGTGTTGAGTTCAATCCAATGACGATTATTCTTGTTCAAAAAAGATGAGCGCCGTGGATATTTGAAAGTAGGAAATAACATCTATTGAATTCAAGCAGAAAAAGTTCAAAAGATTATTAAGAAAAAGCCAGGTGATACAACAATCTATAACAACACACCTTCCTTCTCATGAAAAATTgctaatgaaaataacaaggaGTTCTGAAGTTATATTAATCATGTCCAACAAATTGACAGTCGGGATTTCCAGAAACTTTGAACACAAAGACCTCAGAATGAATGAATAAACTAATAGGTAACCTACAAGATGAGACTTCATCCAAATTCTTTGTGAATATCACCACAAATTCCAACTATTGTTGATGTGGCAATTCACGCAACTACAGTTCATTAATCAGTATCAAATGATAAAAACCATAGGTTGTAACGACTAAATGAACGTATTAGGTTAATTAAATAAGGTCATTAGTCCCCTACAAGATGAAAATCTCCTCAGGTTCCATTCTTGAATATACGAATATGCGCATTCGAGCTAACTCTAGAGATGCCTGCCTGGTTCACCACTATAATTTCTTCTTTAGTTCTCATTTTCAACTTTCTTCTCTAGTTTTCAGAATCAGTTGAATCAGAGGGGAATGAACTGATATTGAGAATTGTACTTTGTCCACCTTTTTCTCATTATTCTGAgtaaaatttatttctataacaatagctatatatatatatatatcaacctTCCTCTAGGTCTTTCCCTCATTCCAAATAAACTTTTGTTAGTCTTAATCATCATAAAACAGAATGGCAGTTTCTTCTTTACACGATTAGACTTATACAAGCATGATATAGATCCTGTGATAGGCTCTTATAAAGTTTCCATATCACTCCATATCTTTGTATTTGACCCCCTACATGTCCTTTATCTGAGTAAAATATAACAAACTTCGTTGGAAGAACTACATATTAGCTAGAGATAAGTCAGATAACTATGGCAGCAGAAGCTCAGAAAATAGTGGTGATCCAGGATGCGTCGAAAGATCTTGTTAGTTCGGGCACAATTCAATCAGTCCTGCAACACTTATCACATAACCCTGGGGATGAACTTACACTTCTTGCAGTTCTTCACCAGGTTAATAACCCTAGTACGTTAGCTGGGAGACTGTGTAAGATTTTGtacttttgattttgaaaagcATAGCCTTGGAATGTGGTAAAAGAACCAAAAAGATCATTTATATTAGACAAATCAGATCATGCTAACCTTGTATTTCCCTAACCTGATGTCCCAACTTCTATGTCTTCAGTGGGATACAGGACCAAGATGGATTCAAGTTCAGTTTTCGGAACGAACCAGAAAGTCATTGAGGAAGAGATTGAGAGGAAAACAGAGGAGTATCGTAACAAAGTGGAAATTATAATGATTTCCCAAATATGTGAAAGCGCAGAGGTCAGATCAAAATTGCAGCCATGCATAACCTGCTAATCTTTTTTGTAGTTGCAAACACTAATGCTACTTATACAAGTCTAATTAAGTAAGGAAAATATAATCTGAAGTTAAAATTATGAACTATTTGATTGAGTACTTGCAGCCTGCAATAGAATAAGGTAATCTAATCAATATCACTGTACTTTTTAAAAGCACAGATTAAGTTCAACATGGAGGTACTCGCTGGCTCGTCTCCAAAAATGGTTGCTGCAAATGCTGCCAAACGATTAGGAGCAACATGGGTTATTCTCGATAGGTTAGTCGCCTACGATTTTGAGAGGTGGCAGCTAGTTGAGCCTGATTCTATGCAGCCATAATCATCTAATGTTATTTCAACGATTCCACTTAACAAAAGATGAAATGTGAAATCAGATAAGGAGTCTTGGTTAGAAGTGAAACAATTTATAGATGCTTCACTGTGATTTTAAATTCTGCCATAGTACCGTatgttttgattatttttcaaGCCAGATGCAAAAAATTATGCTACTACAGATGAGGATGCATGTATGCTTTAGATTTTAAAAGTTGCCAATTTCCAAAGCTATTGTACCGTCAA
This genomic interval carries:
- the LOC126803226 gene encoding SUPPRESSOR OF ABI3-5 isoform X3 is translated as MDSGRYGLQQGWDNNSAPEGYGAVHEPNFRVGGSYDERRFIDERYTRDNVYPRNTFHRDVLDRDNYPPPPPPHAVGIWPHSRRRSYEEEFPIDRESRRHDKQYLDSYNEMDSLRDHEIDTFQEFDKLRDGYHSVDNYRDPGFERTSRLGGRDRDDYAYDDFDYRSGITHKTRGDSRERDYDYGRHSYDSDYDRSSRREGNWRRRESRDRERDKKCLSRETSPYRRHERSRSRSRSRGHDDRPRSRSPRSRSHGRSHREDSYDDGRYERTDKRRDREDKRQREQYSVAPSATIVVKGLSQKTTEEDLYHILAEWGPLRHVRVIKERSSGISRGFAFIDFPSVGAAQIMMAKLGDNGHVVDGRKLIFEYSSKPTGGAGGSLGQEYAGKSSNVNHKSNTVPSDWMCISCGYVNFARRTSCFQCNEARTENAPPADISLSSQMTGKKGAEAGPTHVLVVRGLDENADEEMLRYEFSKHAPIKDLRLVRDKFTHVSRGFAFVHFHSVEDATKALEATNGTPLERNGQILRVAYAKSILGPGSTMSGSSQSSSLAAAAIEAATFSQQYDAVGWAPKEYNPDDKQSMGGKEQSGGDLKVQNDGLAPQSGFVWDEASGYYYDASSGFYYDGNSGLYYDGNNGIWYTYDHQTLQYIPCTDQNGIKESANKSQLSKASDGSSVKKVVISAPATTSAASLPDAVQAAATAAIAAEKKEKEKSKEIKLASKSSILANKKKMNNVLTMWKQRSHEGQVTRVALDDNQQSVPANDKPVSSAPSTKTWSKIDVTIKSENIMSSSGVTAGASTEDTLSLESSVMPRPVSNSIGGTLMGVIRGSGRTVVKSDASFSASGGVSTPSTSACVAGSSASTDANISTVLTPFRTDASALGSYTPPVAAGSGRRRFSEMPASAHKEPHTGYRDRAAERRNLYGSSSSFGDDLPEHGFGDSNMALRKGSFDSMPFPPGVGGGRVTGDATIDSYEVITAEKAIDESNVGNKMLRNMGWHEGLGLGRDGSGMVEPVQAQSVERRAGLGSQQKKLDPALEAQAGDSYKTLIHKKALARFREMS
- the LOC126803226 gene encoding SUPPRESSOR OF ABI3-5 isoform X1; this encodes MDSGRYGLQQGWDNNSAPEGYGAVHEPNFRVGGSYDERRFIDERYTRDNVYPRNTFHRDVLDRDNYPPPPPPHAVGIWPHSRRRSYEEEFPIDRESRRHDKQYLDSYNEMDSLRDHEIDTFQEFDKLRDGYHSVDNYRDPGFERTSRLGGRDRDDYAYDDFDYRSGITHKTRGDSRERDYDYGRHSYDSDYDRSSRREGNWRRRESRDRERDKKCLSRETSPYRRHERSRSRSRSRGHDDRPRSRSPRSRSHGRSHREDSYDDGRYERTDKRRDREDKRQREQYSVAPSATIVVKGLSQKTTEEDLYHILAEWGPLRHVRVIKERSSGISRGFAFIDFPSVGAAQIMMAKLGDNGHVVDGRKLIFEYSSKPTGGAGGSLGQEYAGKSSNVNHKSNTVPSDWMCISCGYVNFARRTSCFQCNEARTENAPPADISLSSQMTGKKGAEAGPTHVLVVRGLDENADEEMLRYEFSKHAPIKDLRLVRDKFTHVSRGFAFVHFHSVEDATKALEATNGTPLERNGQILRVAYAKSILGPGSTMSGSSQSSSLAAAAIEAATFSQQYDAVGWAPKEYNPDDKQSMGGKEQSGGDLKVQNDGLAPQSGFVWDEASGYYYDASSGFYYDGNSGLYYDGNNGIWYTYDHQTLQYIPCTDQNGIKESANKSQLSKASDGSSVKKVVISAPATTSAASLPDAVQAAATAAIAAEKKEKEKSKEIKLASKSSILANKKKMNNVLTMWKQRSHEGQVTRVALDDNQQSVPANDKPVSSAPSTKTWSKIDVTIKSENIMSSSGVTAGASTEDTLSLESSVMPRPVSNSIGGTLMGVIRGSGRTVVKSDASFSASGGVSTPSTSACVAGSSASTDANISTVLTPFRTDASALGSYTPPVAAGSGRRRFSEMPASAHKEPHTGYRDRAAERRNLYGSSSSFGDDLPEHGFGDSNRDMALRKGSFDSMPFPPGVGGGRVTGDATIDSYEVITAEKAIDESNVGNKMLRNMGWHEGLGLGRDGSGMVEPVQAQSVERRAGLGSQQKKLDPALEAQAGDSYKTLIHKKALARFREMS
- the LOC126803226 gene encoding SUPPRESSOR OF ABI3-5 isoform X4: MDSGRYGLQQGWDNNSAPEGYGAVHEPNFRVGGSYDERRFIDERYTRDNVYPRNTFHRDVLDRDNYPPPPPPHAVGIWPHSRRRSYEEEFPIDRESRRHDKHVDNYRDPGFERTSRLGGRDRDDYAYDDFDYRSGITHKTRGDSRERDYDYGRHSYDSDYDRSSRREGNWRRRESRDRERDKKCLSRETSPYRRHERSRSRSRSRGHDDRPRSRSPRSRSHGRSHREDSYDDGRYERTDKRRDREDKRQREQYSVAPSATIVVKGLSQKTTEEDLYHILAEWGPLRHVRVIKERSSGISRGFAFIDFPSVGAAQIMMAKLGDNGHVVDGRKLIFEYSSKPTGGAGGSLGQEYAGKSSNVNHKSNTVPSDWMCISCGYVNFARRTSCFQCNEARTENAPPADISLSSQMTGKKGAEAGPTHVLVVRGLDENADEEMLRYEFSKHAPIKDLRLVRDKFTHVSRGFAFVHFHSVEDATKALEATNGTPLERNGQILRVAYAKSILGPGSTMSGSSQSSSLAAAAIEAATFSQQYDAVGWAPKEYNPDDKQSMGGKEQSGGDLKVQNDGLAPQSGFVWDEASGYYYDASSGFYYDGNSGLYYDGNNGIWYTYDHQTLQYIPCTDQNGIKESANKSQLSKASDGSSVKKVVISAPATTSAASLPDAVQAAATAAIAAEKKEKEKSKEIKLASKSSILANKKKMNNVLTMWKQRSHEGQVTRVALDDNQQSVPANDKPVSSAPSTKTWSKIDVTIKSENIMSSSGVTAGASTEDTLSLESSVMPRPVSNSIGGTLMGVIRGSGRTVVKSDASFSASGGVSTPSTSACVAGSSASTDANISTVLTPFRTDASALGSYTPPVAAGSGRRRFSEMPASAHKEPHTGYRDRAAERRNLYGSSSSFGDDLPEHGFGDSNRDMALRKGSFDSMPFPPGVGGGRVTGDATIDSYEVITAEKAIDESNVGNKMLRNMGWHEGLGLGRDGSGMVEPVQAQSVERRAGLGSQQKKLDPALEAQAGDSYKTLIHKKALARFREMS
- the LOC126803226 gene encoding SUPPRESSOR OF ABI3-5 isoform X2, encoding MDSGRYGLQQGWDNNSAPEGYGAVHEPNFRVGGSYDERRFIDERYTRDNVYPRNTFHRDVLDRDNYPPPPPPHAVGIWPHSRRRSYEEEFPIDRESRRHDKQYLDSYNEMDSLRDHEIDTFQEFDKLRDGYHSVDNYRDPGFERTSRLGGRDRDDYAYDDFDYRSGITHKTRGDSRERDYDYGRHSYDSDYDRSSRREGNWRRRESRDRERDKKCLSRETSPYRRHERSRSRSRSRGHDDRPRSRSPRSRSHGRSHREDSYDDGRYERTDKRRDREDKRQREQYSVAPSATIVVKGLSQKTTEEDLYHILAEWGPLRHVRVIKERSSGISRGFAFIDFPSVGAAQIMMAKLGDNGHVVDGRKLIFEYSKPTGGAGGSLGQEYAGKSSNVNHKSNTVPSDWMCISCGYVNFARRTSCFQCNEARTENAPPADISLSSQMTGKKGAEAGPTHVLVVRGLDENADEEMLRYEFSKHAPIKDLRLVRDKFTHVSRGFAFVHFHSVEDATKALEATNGTPLERNGQILRVAYAKSILGPGSTMSGSSQSSSLAAAAIEAATFSQQYDAVGWAPKEYNPDDKQSMGGKEQSGGDLKVQNDGLAPQSGFVWDEASGYYYDASSGFYYDGNSGLYYDGNNGIWYTYDHQTLQYIPCTDQNGIKESANKSQLSKASDGSSVKKVVISAPATTSAASLPDAVQAAATAAIAAEKKEKEKSKEIKLASKSSILANKKKMNNVLTMWKQRSHEGQVTRVALDDNQQSVPANDKPVSSAPSTKTWSKIDVTIKSENIMSSSGVTAGASTEDTLSLESSVMPRPVSNSIGGTLMGVIRGSGRTVVKSDASFSASGGVSTPSTSACVAGSSASTDANISTVLTPFRTDASALGSYTPPVAAGSGRRRFSEMPASAHKEPHTGYRDRAAERRNLYGSSSSFGDDLPEHGFGDSNRDMALRKGSFDSMPFPPGVGGGRVTGDATIDSYEVITAEKAIDESNVGNKMLRNMGWHEGLGLGRDGSGMVEPVQAQSVERRAGLGSQQKKLDPALEAQAGDSYKTLIHKKALARFREMS